A section of the Rhodobacteraceae bacterium M382 genome encodes:
- the xdhB gene encoding xanthine dehydrogenase molybdopterin binding subunit: MGQVAKPLPHDAAKLHVTGTARYVDDIPTPRGCLHLAFGLSPIAKGTITAMDLDAVRSSPGVVAVLTADDLPFANDVSPSAHDEPLLSDGTVNHLGQPVFLVVATSHRAARVAARKGQIDYQEQDALLTLDQALAADSRFEEGPRIYEKGDAAAAIDAAPRVVEGQFELGGQEHFYLEGQAALALPQEGGDMLVHSSTQHPTEIQHKVAEGIGVPMHAVRVETRRMGGGFGGKESQGNALAVSCAIAARLTGQPCKMRYDRDDDMTITGKRHAFRITYRAGFDDDGRVQGVEFLHLVNCGWAQDLSLPVADRAMLHSDNAYLIPAMRIESHRLKTNLQSATAYRGFGGPQGMVGIERVMDHIAHDLGVDPVELRQRNYYAAPDQAGPDNTTPYGQRVEDFELHAITAQLLESSDYAARKADIAAWNAGQDRFARGIAFSPVKFGISFTLTHLNQAGALVHVYQDGSVHLNHGGTEMGQGLFQKVAQVAASRFGIPLDKVKITATDTAKVPNTSATAASSGSDLNGMAVQAACDTIRDRMANFLAERYQTAVAQIRFEDGTVHIGDELISFDEAASLAYQGRISLSATGFYKTPKLEWDRIQGRGRPFFYFSYGASVTEVVVDRQTGENRILRTDILHDAGASLNPALDIGQVEGAYVQGAGWLTTEELVWDDRGALRTHAPSTYKIPACSDRPDVFNVALYDGENRENTIYRSKAVGEPPFMLGISAWLAQSAAVAAFGDAYPAMDAPGTGEEVWRAIRRVRDGI, translated from the coding sequence ATGGGCCAAGTCGCGAAACCGCTGCCCCATGATGCCGCAAAGCTGCATGTGACCGGCACCGCGCGATACGTGGATGACATCCCCACGCCGCGCGGGTGTCTGCATCTGGCTTTTGGCCTCTCCCCCATCGCCAAGGGCACCATTACCGCGATGGACCTGGACGCTGTTCGATCCAGCCCCGGAGTGGTCGCTGTCCTGACCGCCGATGACCTGCCCTTTGCCAATGACGTGTCGCCTTCGGCCCATGATGAACCGCTGCTGTCGGACGGTACGGTCAACCATCTGGGCCAGCCGGTGTTCCTGGTCGTGGCAACCAGCCATCGCGCTGCCCGGGTTGCGGCACGCAAGGGGCAGATCGACTATCAAGAACAGGACGCCCTGCTGACGCTGGATCAGGCACTGGCCGCAGACTCTCGGTTTGAAGAAGGCCCGCGCATCTATGAAAAAGGTGACGCCGCCGCCGCCATCGACGCCGCGCCGCGTGTGGTTGAAGGACAGTTCGAGCTGGGCGGTCAGGAACATTTCTATCTCGAAGGTCAGGCCGCATTGGCGCTGCCGCAGGAAGGCGGCGACATGCTGGTGCATTCCTCGACCCAGCACCCGACCGAGATCCAGCACAAAGTGGCCGAAGGCATCGGCGTGCCGATGCATGCCGTGCGCGTCGAAACCCGGCGCATGGGCGGGGGGTTTGGCGGCAAGGAAAGCCAGGGCAATGCGCTGGCCGTATCCTGCGCCATCGCAGCCCGTCTGACCGGTCAGCCCTGCAAGATGCGTTATGATCGCGACGACGACATGACCATCACCGGCAAACGCCATGCCTTTCGCATTACCTATCGCGCCGGGTTTGACGACGACGGACGGGTTCAGGGTGTCGAATTCCTGCATCTGGTCAACTGCGGCTGGGCTCAGGATCTGTCGCTGCCCGTGGCCGACCGCGCCATGCTGCATTCGGACAATGCCTATCTGATCCCCGCAATGCGGATCGAAAGCCACCGACTGAAGACCAACCTGCAAAGCGCCACCGCCTATCGCGGCTTTGGCGGGCCACAGGGGATGGTCGGGATCGAACGGGTGATGGATCACATCGCCCATGATCTGGGCGTTGATCCGGTAGAGCTACGCCAGCGCAACTATTATGCGGCACCGGATCAGGCCGGGCCCGACAACACCACGCCCTATGGCCAACGGGTCGAGGATTTCGAACTGCACGCGATCACTGCGCAACTGTTGGAGAGCAGCGATTATGCCGCCCGCAAGGCCGACATTGCAGCATGGAACGCCGGTCAGGACCGGTTTGCCCGTGGCATTGCCTTTTCGCCGGTGAAATTCGGGATTTCCTTTACCCTCACTCATCTGAACCAGGCCGGCGCTTTGGTGCACGTCTATCAGGACGGGTCGGTGCATCTGAACCATGGGGGCACCGAAATGGGTCAGGGCCTGTTCCAGAAGGTGGCCCAGGTCGCCGCCAGCCGCTTTGGCATCCCGCTGGACAAGGTAAAGATTACCGCCACGGACACCGCCAAAGTGCCCAATACTTCGGCCACGGCCGCCTCTTCGGGATCGGACCTGAACGGCATGGCCGTCCAGGCCGCCTGTGACACGATCCGCGACCGAATGGCCAACTTTCTGGCCGAACGCTATCAGACCGCAGTGGCGCAGATCCGGTTCGAGGACGGCACCGTCCATATCGGCGATGAGCTCATCAGCTTTGATGAGGCGGCAAGCCTTGCCTATCAGGGTCGGATCAGCCTGTCGGCCACCGGGTTCTACAAAACACCCAAGCTGGAGTGGGACCGCATCCAGGGACGCGGGCGGCCGTTCTTCTACTTTTCCTACGGGGCGTCTGTGACCGAAGTGGTTGTCGACCGTCAGACCGGAGAAAACCGCATTCTGCGCACAGACATTCTGCATGATGCGGGGGCCTCGCTGAACCCGGCGCTGGACATCGGCCAGGTCGAAGGGGCCTATGTTCAGGGCGCTGGCTGGCTGACCACCGAGGAACTGGTGTGGGACGACCGGGGCGCGCTGCGCACCCATGCCCCCAGCACCTACAAGATCCCCGCCTGTTCGGATCGCCCTGACGTGTTCAACGTGGCGCTATATGACGGGGAAAACCGCGAAAACACCATCTATCGCTCCAAAGCCGTGGGCGAGCCGCCCTTTATGCTGGGGATTTCTGCCTGGCTGGCCCAAAGCGCGGCTGTTGCGGCCTTTGGCGACGCCTATCCAGCGATGGACGCACCCGGCACCGGCGAAGAGGTCTGGCGCGCCATTCGGAGGGTGCGTGATGGGATTTGA
- the xdhC gene encoding xanthine dehydrogenase accessory protein XdhC produces MGFDLSDLQTAVVEHGQVTRVVIADIRGSSPREVGAAMLVWDSGQSGTIGGGALEFEAAETARRQTQPTVLSRHALGPDLGQCCGGAVVLLSEIYDVTRVAALDQEMIVRPTTTGTTDIPLSVQRLLNVARGSGLPPEPQLIDGWMVEPVHKPTRPVWVWGAGHVGRAVVDVLAPMPDLSVTWIDTGPERFPDKIPAGVTSLPAVQPAALMRHAPENAEHLILTYSHALDLELCHQALLRGFSFAGVIGSKTKWARFRSRLAALGHCPMTVDTLTCPIGDPSLGKHPQQIAIGVAAQMLRPALHVQMKKESHA; encoded by the coding sequence ATGGGATTTGATCTGAGCGATTTGCAGACCGCCGTGGTCGAGCATGGCCAGGTCACCCGCGTGGTGATCGCCGACATTCGCGGGTCCTCCCCCCGCGAAGTCGGCGCGGCGATGTTGGTCTGGGACAGCGGGCAATCCGGTACGATCGGTGGCGGTGCGTTAGAGTTCGAAGCGGCCGAAACCGCACGCCGACAGACACAACCGACTGTATTGAGCCGTCATGCCTTGGGGCCGGATCTGGGTCAATGCTGTGGCGGGGCTGTGGTGCTGCTGAGCGAGATCTACGATGTCACGCGGGTCGCGGCCCTGGACCAGGAAATGATTGTCCGACCAACGACCACCGGCACAACCGACATCCCGCTGTCTGTACAGCGTTTGTTGAACGTCGCGCGCGGGTCGGGGCTGCCGCCCGAACCACAGTTGATTGATGGTTGGATGGTGGAACCCGTACATAAACCCACCCGCCCCGTGTGGGTCTGGGGTGCGGGACATGTGGGCCGCGCCGTGGTTGATGTTCTGGCCCCGATGCCAGATCTGTCCGTCACCTGGATCGACACCGGCCCAGAGCGGTTCCCCGACAAAATCCCGGCCGGCGTCACATCATTGCCCGCCGTTCAGCCTGCGGCATTGATGCGCCATGCCCCTGAAAATGCGGAACATTTGATCCTGACCTATTCCCATGCCCTGGATCTGGAGCTATGCCATCAGGCGTTGCTCAGAGGGTTCTCATTTGCGGGTGTAATCGGGTCCAAAACCAAATGGGCGCGTTTCCGGTCGCGTCTGGCGGCATTGGGTCACTGCCCGATGACCGTTGACACACTCACCTGCCCGATCGGGGACCCGTCCCTGGGCAAGCACCCACAGCAAATCGCCATCGGCGTGGCTGCGCAGATGTTGCGTCCCGCCCTGCACGTCCAAATGAAAAAGGAGAGCCACGCGTGA